Proteins encoded by one window of Halomonas sp. SH5A2:
- the dacB gene encoding D-alanyl-D-alanine carboxypeptidase/D-alanyl-D-alanine endopeptidase, with product MFRGGWQRFSSSNWGWRSAVGVLSLLISCPLWADFSRVGQLQEKGFAVSAEARLLNGDADAAPLASIEPMSQLSPASVTKAYLAAAALQRFGPQHRFTSQLISSGSVQDGVLRGDLIFEGGGDPGLTTEDIWRLVQRLQQAGVRRVEGALVVNQWRFGPVDCITTDRCDALTRVANAYSAPLSSAGVNFGSWCANVAPASAPGNPARISLCDGQSLGTTIDNRVITKPDNSGTEIYAERITNADGDVFRLSGQISTNARARDVYRGAGDAAEVTAEVVLDMLGQAGISVRDGWRLTSIRPPGDAQRLAAVDSKPLQELLLRIMNYSNNYMADVLALNLVESPQAQLREAGLALEHYAESLPGHGPLTLYSGSGLTTENRTSAHGINVMLTEMFHESALFPSFIAAFQSPANGVMRFIRRGSDTFQHNVMLKTGTLNQPFAVRAAAGYFRTAQGHWGVFSVLVNGNARTPYLNWSQVLDPLTKDLESMILAN from the coding sequence ATGTTCCGCGGTGGCTGGCAGCGTTTTAGTAGCAGTAATTGGGGATGGCGGTCAGCAGTGGGCGTGCTGAGCTTATTGATCAGTTGTCCCTTATGGGCCGACTTTAGCCGGGTGGGCCAGCTCCAGGAAAAGGGGTTTGCCGTTAGCGCCGAGGCACGTTTGCTTAATGGCGATGCAGATGCGGCACCGTTGGCAAGCATTGAGCCGATGAGCCAGCTTTCCCCGGCATCGGTGACCAAGGCGTATCTGGCCGCTGCTGCGTTGCAGCGCTTTGGCCCCCAGCACCGGTTTACCAGTCAACTGATCAGTTCCGGTAGCGTGCAAGACGGCGTTTTACGCGGGGATTTGATTTTCGAGGGCGGCGGTGACCCGGGTCTCACCACCGAAGATATCTGGCGTTTGGTGCAACGGTTGCAGCAAGCGGGCGTGCGTCGGGTTGAGGGTGCCCTGGTTGTCAATCAGTGGCGCTTTGGCCCCGTTGACTGCATCACGACAGACCGTTGTGACGCGCTGACGCGTGTTGCCAATGCTTACAGCGCGCCGCTGTCGTCAGCGGGGGTGAATTTTGGTAGCTGGTGTGCCAATGTCGCCCCGGCGTCTGCGCCCGGCAACCCGGCGCGTATATCGCTATGCGACGGTCAGTCGTTGGGCACCACGATTGACAATCGAGTGATCACCAAGCCCGATAACAGCGGCACCGAGATCTACGCCGAACGGATCACCAACGCCGATGGTGATGTCTTTCGGTTGAGCGGGCAAATATCGACTAATGCCCGGGCACGGGATGTTTATCGTGGTGCGGGGGATGCCGCCGAGGTCACCGCCGAGGTAGTGCTGGATATGCTCGGTCAGGCAGGGATTAGCGTGCGCGATGGATGGCGACTCACCTCGATACGGCCACCCGGTGATGCGCAGCGACTTGCCGCCGTGGATAGCAAGCCGCTACAGGAATTGCTGCTGCGCATCATGAACTATTCAAATAACTACATGGCCGATGTGTTGGCCCTCAACCTGGTGGAGTCCCCCCAGGCACAGCTTCGCGAAGCGGGGCTGGCGTTGGAGCATTATGCCGAGAGCCTGCCGGGGCACGGGCCGTTGACGCTATACAGCGGAAGTGGGCTGACCACCGAAAACCGCACGTCGGCGCATGGTATCAATGTCATGCTGACCGAGATGTTCCATGAAAGCGCGTTATTTCCGAGTTTCATCGCGGCCTTTCAGTCACCCGCCAACGGCGTGATGCGTTTTATCCGGCGCGGTTCCGATACCTTTCAACACAACGTCATGCTAAAAACCGGTACGCTAAACCAGCCGTTCGCCGTGCGCGCTGCTGCCGGCTATTTTCGCACGGCGCAAGGGCATTGGGGGGTGTTCAGCGTGCTGGTTAACGGCAACGCCAGGACACCCTACCTGAACTGGTCGCAAGTGCTCGATCCGCTGACTAAAGATCTTGAATCAATGATACTCGCCAATTGA
- a CDS encoding DMT family transporter codes for MTFVYLVLAIIAEVIATSALKASMGFTRPLPSLLVVGGYGVAFYLLSLVLRSLPVGITYAIWAGLGIVLVTLVGVVVFGEKPDLPAVVGIGLIVAGVVMLQVFSKMSVH; via the coding sequence ATGACATTTGTCTATTTGGTGCTGGCAATTATTGCCGAAGTGATAGCCACCAGCGCTTTAAAAGCGTCAATGGGTTTTACCCGCCCGTTGCCAAGTCTTCTGGTGGTCGGTGGTTATGGGGTGGCATTCTATTTGTTGAGTCTGGTGCTGCGTAGCTTGCCTGTCGGGATCACCTACGCCATCTGGGCGGGGTTGGGTATCGTACTGGTCACGCTGGTCGGTGTGGTGGTTTTCGGCGAAAAGCCGGACCTGCCCGCAGTAGTCGGTATCGGCCTGATCGTCGCCGGTGTGGTGATGTTGCAAGTATTTTCGAAAATGAGCGTGCATTAA
- the trmB gene encoding tRNA (guanine(46)-N(7))-methyltransferase TrmB, with product MQQPSRPVVTNQPGPHHDLARRVSRGLTHPLRKPIATHTQEAFASATQWYECQTGPLILDAGCGVGLSTRRLAEQFPDHTVIGVDRSEDRLTRAHGELPANARLVRADLVDFWRLAHQAGWAPERHYLLYPNPYPKASHLKMRWHGHPVFPTLLALGGLLEVRSNWSLYIEEFAMAVCQVTGQRGDVSEWVPSGEYLTPFEAKYYQSGQTLWRLRVALEST from the coding sequence ATGCAGCAGCCTTCGCGGCCGGTGGTGACCAATCAGCCAGGCCCTCACCACGATTTGGCTCGTCGGGTCAGCCGTGGGCTTACGCATCCACTGCGCAAGCCGATTGCAACGCATACTCAGGAGGCATTCGCCTCAGCAACGCAATGGTATGAGTGCCAGACAGGCCCGCTGATACTCGATGCAGGTTGCGGCGTGGGGCTCTCGACCCGGCGGCTGGCGGAGCAATTTCCGGATCATACGGTGATCGGTGTTGATCGCAGCGAGGATCGACTTACCCGGGCCCATGGTGAGCTGCCCGCCAATGCCCGGCTGGTGCGCGCCGATCTGGTCGATTTCTGGCGGCTGGCGCACCAGGCCGGGTGGGCACCCGAACGCCACTATCTGCTTTACCCTAATCCTTACCCCAAGGCGTCGCATCTAAAAATGCGCTGGCATGGGCATCCGGTCTTCCCCACACTGTTGGCGCTGGGTGGCTTGCTGGAGGTTCGCTCAAACTGGTCGCTGTATATCGAAGAATTCGCCATGGCGGTTTGTCAGGTGACGGGTCAGCGCGGCGACGTCAGTGAGTGGGTGCCCAGCGGCGAATATTTAACGCCGTTCGAAGCCAAGTATTATCAAAGCGGCCAAACGTTATGGCGTTTGCGCGTGGCATTGGAGTCGACATGA
- a CDS encoding beta-ketoacyl synthase: MGGINPAGRTSGHQAFRRTVLDALSADQQRQTIGGLAALMRLALPSPQGWHDSTGQSIKAPADTLREYVLNHTLIRRNEDPRFSEPGLPANRHVSMQLAEPLRFQLRRRQLPEQLPSSWQIQDIDLRTVEVCVPAGEMNALLPDAQTPKVRAAAQLPTGFDPASLYRSVHHPRGLAMSVFGASDCLGASGLSWEHLRQQLNPDHIAVYAGNSIGQLDEQGWGGLLKSLVSGQRATSKQMPLGYGQMPADFLNAYVLGSVGGTGAALGACASFLYNLRLGIDDIRAGRRRVVMVGTADAPITPEIIEGFRAMGALADDASLKALDALELLTDADYQRACRPFARNCGFTMAEASQFVLLMDDALALEVGADILGAVPEVFVNADGYKRSISAPGIGNYITLGKSASLIRNMLGDNALKSRSFLHAHGTSTPKNRITESHVFDEIARANGIDAWPVVAVKAFIGHSQGSAAGDQLVSALGSFAHQLLPGIPTLDAVADDVYADRLQFSSVAQPFNADAAFINAKGFGGNNATGVVLSPAVTERLLTKRHGAAAIRAWKTRRESVRENAAAYLEHADQGHYAPRYQFGEAVLEGPELNIQADRIHIPGYDQAVSLESDNPFGRLDDEELTS, translated from the coding sequence ATGGGCGGCATCAATCCCGCTGGCAGAACCTCGGGCCATCAGGCCTTCCGCCGGACCGTGCTTGATGCGCTCTCTGCTGACCAGCAACGCCAGACAATAGGGGGGCTTGCGGCACTGATGCGCTTGGCTTTGCCGTCTCCCCAGGGGTGGCACGACAGCACGGGGCAGTCAATCAAAGCTCCTGCGGATACGTTACGCGAATACGTTCTCAACCACACGCTAATTCGCCGCAATGAAGACCCGCGTTTTAGTGAACCTGGGCTGCCTGCCAATCGCCACGTGAGCATGCAACTCGCCGAGCCGCTGCGTTTTCAGTTGCGCCGTCGACAACTGCCTGAGCAGCTACCCAGCAGTTGGCAGATCCAGGATATCGACCTTCGTACGGTCGAAGTCTGCGTGCCTGCAGGCGAAATGAACGCCCTACTGCCCGATGCGCAGACCCCAAAGGTACGCGCGGCCGCTCAATTGCCTACCGGCTTCGATCCTGCCAGCCTCTACCGCAGCGTCCACCACCCTCGCGGTTTGGCGATGTCAGTGTTTGGGGCCAGTGATTGCCTGGGCGCCAGCGGCCTTTCCTGGGAACACCTTCGCCAGCAGTTGAACCCGGACCATATTGCCGTCTATGCGGGTAACTCTATCGGCCAGCTGGACGAACAGGGCTGGGGAGGATTGCTCAAGAGCCTGGTGAGCGGACAGCGCGCCACCTCGAAACAGATGCCGTTAGGCTATGGCCAGATGCCCGCCGATTTCTTGAACGCCTACGTGCTGGGCAGCGTTGGCGGCACCGGCGCCGCGCTGGGTGCCTGCGCGAGCTTTCTCTACAACCTGCGACTGGGTATCGATGATATTCGCGCCGGGCGACGCCGTGTGGTGATGGTCGGCACCGCCGATGCGCCGATTACCCCCGAGATTATCGAAGGCTTTCGGGCCATGGGCGCACTGGCCGATGATGCCAGCCTCAAGGCACTCGACGCGCTGGAGCTGCTGACCGACGCAGATTACCAACGTGCCTGCCGCCCCTTTGCGCGCAACTGCGGTTTTACCATGGCCGAGGCCAGCCAGTTTGTGCTGTTGATGGACGACGCCTTAGCCCTTGAAGTCGGCGCCGATATTCTCGGCGCCGTGCCGGAGGTGTTCGTCAATGCCGACGGCTACAAACGGTCTATTTCAGCCCCCGGTATTGGCAACTATATTACGCTGGGCAAGTCAGCATCGTTGATCCGTAACATGCTGGGCGACAACGCCTTGAAGTCGCGCAGTTTCCTGCACGCTCATGGCACCAGCACGCCCAAAAACCGCATCACCGAATCCCACGTCTTCGATGAGATCGCCCGAGCCAACGGCATCGACGCCTGGCCGGTGGTAGCCGTCAAAGCCTTTATCGGTCACTCTCAAGGCAGCGCGGCGGGCGACCAGCTAGTCAGTGCACTGGGCAGCTTTGCCCATCAATTACTGCCTGGCATTCCCACCCTGGATGCCGTGGCCGACGACGTTTACGCCGACCGCCTGCAATTTTCGTCAGTTGCCCAGCCGTTTAACGCCGATGCCGCCTTCATCAACGCCAAGGGTTTCGGCGGTAACAACGCGACCGGCGTTGTGCTGTCCCCTGCTGTGACCGAACGGCTGTTGACCAAGCGCCATGGTGCCGCTGCCATCCGCGCGTGGAAAACGCGCCGCGAAAGCGTCCGCGAGAACGCCGCCGCGTATCTTGAGCATGCCGACCAAGGCCATTACGCGCCACGCTATCAGTTTGGCGAAGCAGTGCTTGAAGGCCCCGAGCTGAATATTCAGGCAGATCGCATTCATATTCCCGGTTATGATCAGGCGGTATCACTGGAAAGCGATAACCCCTTTGGCCGCCTGGATGATGAGGAGCTAACGTCATGA
- the coaD gene encoding pantetheine-phosphate adenylyltransferase — protein MTEQRVNIAVYPGTFDPITHGHYDLIERGARMFDKVVIAIAASPGKHPHLDLATRIELAQVVCARLPNVEVIGFSNLLTTMMHEQGATIILRGLRAVSDFEYELQLANMNRAQNPELESVFLTPAVENSYISSTMVREIAKLGGDVSPLVHPKVAETLRKHYTG, from the coding sequence ATGACGGAGCAACGCGTCAATATCGCCGTCTACCCGGGCACCTTCGATCCCATCACGCACGGTCATTACGATTTAATCGAGCGCGGCGCCCGCATGTTTGACAAGGTGGTGATTGCGATCGCCGCCAGCCCCGGCAAACACCCCCACCTGGATTTAGCCACCCGTATCGAGTTGGCTCAGGTGGTCTGTGCGAGGTTACCCAATGTGGAGGTGATTGGTTTTTCCAATCTGCTCACTACCATGATGCACGAACAGGGCGCGACGATTATCCTGCGCGGACTGCGTGCCGTCTCCGACTTTGAATACGAGCTGCAACTCGCCAACATGAACCGCGCCCAGAACCCGGAACTTGAGAGCGTATTCCTCACCCCGGCGGTGGAAAACTCTTACATTTCCTCCACGATGGTGCGGGAAATTGCCAAGCTTGGCGGCGATGTTTCCCCGTTGGTCCACCCCAAGGTCGCAGAGACGTTGCGTAAGCACTACACTGGCTAG
- a CDS encoding YfhL family 4Fe-4S dicluster ferredoxin produces MALMITDECINCDVCEPECPNDAISPGEEIYVIDPNLCTECVGHFDEPQCQQVCPVDCIPLDPERPETHDQLMHKYRIITAA; encoded by the coding sequence ATGGCCCTGATGATTACCGACGAGTGCATTAACTGCGACGTCTGTGAACCCGAATGCCCCAACGACGCCATCTCGCCAGGCGAAGAAATCTATGTGATCGACCCTAACCTATGCACCGAATGTGTAGGTCACTTTGATGAACCCCAGTGCCAGCAGGTCTGCCCGGTCGACTGCATTCCACTCGACCCGGAACGACCCGAAACGCACGACCAACTGATGCATAAGTACCGCATTATCACGGCTGCCTAG
- a CDS encoding MATE family efflux transporter, producing the protein MRIWQLAWPIIVSNLTVPLLGLVDTAVVGHLPDSRYLAAVTLGATLFSFLYWGFGFLRMGTTGLVAQAVGRESDSDVRNLLGQSLIMAIVIGSLLIVFASPIISLGLWLLDGSEAATTLARSYAEIRLWSAPAVLANYTILGWFLGQQNARVTLMILVLTNSVNIVLDVWFVMGLGLTSDGVAWASVIADYSALAFGSFLVLRQLGKLEGTFLRSRLGVLSAYAALFNVNANLFIRTLGLLFAIAFFTAQGARQGDTILAANAVLLQFIMLTSYALDGFAHAAESLVGRAVGRDDWPAFADTVRAAARFSWWTAAGAALVFALGGNGLIALLTGLEEVRATAATYLPWMVAMPLIAVWSYLLDGVFIGTTSIAAMRNSIFIGLAAYLPTWWLTQGLGNHGLWLAFMVFTCVRSAVLIGYYRHYRLTRWR; encoded by the coding sequence GTGCGTATATGGCAGCTGGCCTGGCCCATCATCGTCTCCAATCTGACTGTCCCGCTGCTTGGACTGGTGGACACGGCCGTGGTCGGCCACCTGCCTGACTCCCGCTACCTGGCCGCCGTCACTCTGGGGGCCACCCTGTTTAGTTTCCTGTACTGGGGGTTTGGCTTTCTACGCATGGGCACGACGGGGCTGGTCGCCCAGGCAGTCGGACGCGAAAGCGACAGCGACGTGCGCAACCTGCTCGGCCAGTCGCTGATCATGGCCATCGTGATCGGCAGCTTACTGATTGTCTTTGCGTCGCCGATTATCTCCCTGGGACTGTGGCTGCTCGATGGTAGCGAGGCCGCCACTACGCTTGCGAGAAGCTACGCTGAAATACGCCTCTGGTCGGCCCCGGCGGTTTTGGCCAATTACACCATTCTGGGCTGGTTTCTCGGCCAGCAGAACGCCCGCGTTACGCTGATGATCCTGGTGCTGACCAACAGCGTGAATATCGTCCTTGATGTGTGGTTCGTGATGGGTCTAGGCCTCACCAGCGACGGCGTGGCATGGGCCAGCGTGATCGCCGACTATTCCGCCCTGGCGTTCGGCAGCTTTCTCGTCTTGCGACAGCTAGGCAAGCTCGAAGGGACTTTTCTACGCAGCCGCCTGGGGGTGCTTTCCGCCTATGCGGCGTTGTTTAATGTCAACGCCAATCTTTTTATACGCACGCTAGGGCTACTGTTTGCCATAGCGTTTTTCACTGCCCAAGGTGCGCGCCAGGGCGACACCATCCTCGCCGCCAATGCCGTACTGCTGCAATTCATAATGCTCACCAGCTATGCCCTTGACGGCTTTGCCCACGCAGCGGAATCGCTGGTGGGGCGTGCCGTTGGCCGTGACGACTGGCCAGCGTTTGCCGACACGGTGCGAGCGGCGGCGCGCTTTTCCTGGTGGACTGCCGCTGGCGCCGCGCTCGTGTTCGCCCTCGGTGGCAATGGGTTGATTGCCCTGCTCACCGGTCTTGAAGAGGTTCGTGCCACCGCCGCCACTTACTTACCCTGGATGGTCGCGATGCCGCTGATCGCCGTGTGGAGCTACTTACTGGATGGCGTGTTTATCGGCACGACATCCATTGCGGCTATGCGCAACAGCATCTTTATCGGCCTGGCGGCCTACTTACCTACCTGGTGGCTAACCCAGGGGCTTGGCAACCATGGTCTGTGGCTCGCCTTCATGGTATTTACCTGCGTACGCTCGGCTGTCTTGATAGGCTATTACCGCCACTACCGCCTTACTCGCTGGCGTTGA
- a CDS encoding short-chain fatty acid transporter, with amino-acid sequence MLKMISKPAVKMVERYLPDPYIFVLLLTLIAAAAAIAIERQTPLAVLRFWGDGFWGLLTFSMQMLLVLVTGFMLASSPPVKRLLQRLASTAKSPGGAIILVTLVSLTASWINWGFGLVVGALFAKELARLVRVDYRLLVASAYSGFVVWHGGLAGSIPLTIATEGHFAADDIGIIGTGSTVFAFFNLAIVACLFISIPLVNRLMLPDEKDSVYVDTKLLDDEPETKGRITRPAEKLENSTSLAWLVGIPGLLFLADHFLLRGGGLNLNVVNFLFLFLAIVLHRTPRNLLNSLQEAIKGGAGIVIQFPFYAGIMAIMVESGLAQSMSEWLISFATETSLPFWSFISAGIVNLFVPSGGGQWAVQAPVMLPAAEALGADISRIAMAVAWGDAWTNLLQPFWALPVLAIAGLKAKDIMGFCLVQLFITGAIISVGLVWF; translated from the coding sequence ATGTTGAAAATGATATCCAAGCCGGCGGTGAAGATGGTTGAGCGCTATCTTCCCGACCCGTATATCTTTGTACTGCTGCTGACCCTGATTGCCGCTGCCGCGGCGATCGCTATCGAGCGCCAGACGCCACTGGCCGTCCTGCGTTTCTGGGGCGATGGCTTCTGGGGTTTATTGACCTTCTCCATGCAGATGCTGCTGGTACTGGTTACCGGCTTTATGTTGGCCAGCTCGCCACCGGTCAAACGGCTACTGCAACGCCTCGCCAGTACTGCGAAAAGCCCCGGTGGCGCGATTATTCTGGTCACTCTGGTGTCGTTAACGGCTAGCTGGATTAACTGGGGCTTCGGCTTGGTGGTAGGCGCACTGTTTGCCAAGGAGCTGGCGCGTCTGGTGCGCGTCGATTACCGCCTGCTGGTCGCCAGCGCCTATTCCGGCTTTGTGGTCTGGCACGGGGGCCTGGCGGGGTCAATTCCGCTCACCATTGCCACCGAAGGTCACTTCGCCGCTGATGACATTGGCATTATCGGCACCGGCTCAACGGTGTTTGCGTTTTTTAACCTAGCCATCGTAGCCTGCCTGTTTATCTCAATTCCGCTGGTCAACCGGCTGATGCTGCCGGACGAAAAAGACAGCGTCTACGTAGACACCAAGCTGCTCGACGACGAACCAGAGACCAAAGGCCGTATTACCCGCCCGGCTGAAAAACTGGAAAACAGCACCTCATTGGCTTGGCTGGTAGGTATTCCCGGGCTGCTTTTCCTGGCCGACCATTTCCTGCTGCGTGGGGGTGGTTTGAACCTCAACGTGGTGAACTTTCTATTCCTGTTTCTGGCGATTGTACTTCACCGCACCCCGCGCAACCTGCTTAACAGCCTGCAAGAAGCCATCAAAGGGGGCGCTGGCATTGTCATTCAGTTTCCCTTCTATGCCGGCATTATGGCCATCATGGTGGAGTCAGGCCTGGCACAGAGCATGTCCGAATGGCTGATCTCGTTTGCCACTGAAACCTCACTGCCATTCTGGTCGTTCATCAGCGCCGGGATCGTCAACCTGTTTGTGCCTTCAGGCGGTGGCCAGTGGGCTGTTCAGGCACCGGTCATGCTGCCCGCGGCGGAAGCACTGGGGGCGGATATTTCACGCATTGCCATGGCGGTTGCCTGGGGTGATGCCTGGACCAACCTGCTGCAGCCGTTCTGGGCCTTGCCTGTTCTGGCGATTGCGGGCCTGAAAGCCAAGGATATTATGGGCTTTTGCCTGGTTCAGCTGTTTATTACCGGCGCCATCATTTCGGTTGGCCTGGTGTGGTTTTAA
- a CDS encoding acyl-CoA thioesterase, which produces MSDTSMTALPGQHELSMTVLMTPDMANFSGKVHGGAILKKLDEVAYACASRYSGHYVVTLSVDQVLFKQPIHVGELVTFLASVNHVGSSSMEIGIKVVAEDIRNKLIRHTNSCYLSMVAVDADGKPARVPPLALATPLQQLRFEKAALRKKMRKQAEHQEQLAQQQHQSQTPT; this is translated from the coding sequence ATGTCGGATACCTCCATGACCGCCCTGCCCGGTCAGCACGAATTGTCCATGACCGTCTTGATGACGCCTGACATGGCGAATTTCAGTGGCAAAGTCCACGGCGGTGCGATTCTCAAAAAACTCGACGAGGTTGCCTACGCCTGCGCCAGCCGCTACTCGGGCCATTACGTGGTCACCCTGTCGGTCGATCAGGTGCTTTTCAAACAGCCCATCCACGTTGGTGAATTGGTGACTTTTTTAGCCAGTGTCAATCACGTAGGCAGCTCGTCGATGGAAATTGGCATCAAGGTAGTGGCTGAAGATATCCGCAATAAACTGATTCGTCATACCAATAGCTGTTATCTCAGTATGGTGGCGGTGGACGCCGACGGAAAACCCGCCAGGGTTCCGCCGCTTGCCTTGGCAACGCCACTCCAGCAGCTACGCTTTGAGAAAGCCGCCCTGCGCAAGAAAATGCGTAAACAAGCCGAGCATCAAGAACAGCTCGCCCAACAGCAGCATCAATCACAAACGCCGACTTGA
- a CDS encoding ion transporter, with the protein MSARERYPNLPKGVEYAHIGWDFFILAAVVINLGLLLFDSLFLLTPINQTIEAISPSFHSAYATTIHSRFITIDLFFVGIFIADVLLGWAVAIAERRYHRWFFYPFVHWYDVLGCIPLSGFRWLRILRVISLLYRLHRLRLINVRGWWIYKFFSKYYDILLEELSDRIALRLLGNVQQQIRSSDSLTEQVIDRVVMPRKQQLIQEIAQRLETSVGTAYQQNRHAIMAAISDLVSRTLRESPEIQRLRLLPMGEPATSAMEASLSGVAQRLVDEVALSIHSPEFQRLVEGAAENGFDSWLTPDEGSDRVTEQVVYDVLELLKEQVNRQRWKDRYD; encoded by the coding sequence ATGTCTGCCAGGGAGCGCTACCCCAACCTTCCCAAGGGCGTTGAGTACGCGCATATCGGCTGGGACTTTTTCATTCTGGCGGCCGTGGTTATCAACCTCGGCTTGTTGTTGTTTGATTCACTATTTTTACTCACCCCGATCAACCAGACGATAGAAGCGATATCACCGAGCTTTCATAGCGCCTACGCAACAACCATTCACAGCCGTTTTATTACCATCGACTTGTTTTTTGTCGGCATTTTTATCGCCGACGTGTTGCTGGGCTGGGCCGTGGCGATTGCCGAGCGTCGCTACCATCGCTGGTTTTTCTACCCCTTTGTACATTGGTACGACGTCCTCGGTTGCATCCCACTGAGCGGGTTTCGCTGGTTGCGCATTCTGCGGGTTATCTCGCTGCTTTACCGGCTGCATCGCCTGCGTCTTATCAACGTCAGGGGTTGGTGGATCTATAAGTTCTTCAGCAAGTATTACGATATCTTGCTGGAAGAGCTTTCGGACCGTATCGCCCTGCGGTTGCTGGGTAATGTTCAGCAGCAGATACGCTCAAGCGATTCATTGACCGAACAGGTAATAGACCGTGTCGTCATGCCTCGCAAACAGCAACTCATCCAGGAAATTGCCCAGCGGCTTGAGACCTCGGTGGGGACCGCCTACCAGCAAAACCGACACGCCATCATGGCGGCGATTAGCGACCTGGTCAGCCGTACGCTGCGTGAAAGTCCCGAAATCCAGCGGCTGCGACTCCTGCCCATGGGGGAGCCTGCGACCAGCGCCATGGAAGCATCGTTAAGTGGCGTTGCCCAACGGCTGGTGGACGAAGTCGCCCTGTCGATTCATTCCCCCGAGTTTCAAAGGCTCGTTGAAGGCGCGGCGGAAAATGGCTTTGATAGCTGGCTGACACCAGACGAAGGCAGTGACCGGGTTACCGAGCAAGTGGTGTACGACGTTCTGGAGTTACTCAAAGAACAGGTCAACCGCCAACGCTGGAAGGACCGCTACGACTAA
- a CDS encoding I78 family peptidase inhibitor, giving the protein MIGRRGWQFIVLTFLPLFLAACAQMPGSGDDVPSAPPPPKVDNAQPSGDEKTACRLEDIQSAVGMSLDDTSSDALARQSGAEQVRVLRPGEAATLDHRPERLNIHLNDNDVIEELSCG; this is encoded by the coding sequence ATGATAGGTCGACGCGGTTGGCAGTTTATTGTTTTGACGTTTTTACCGCTTTTCTTGGCGGCCTGCGCGCAAATGCCTGGATCGGGTGACGATGTTCCGAGTGCGCCACCGCCCCCAAAAGTTGATAACGCTCAACCTTCCGGTGATGAAAAGACAGCCTGCCGTCTGGAAGACATTCAATCCGCTGTGGGTATGTCGCTTGACGACACATCAAGCGACGCGCTGGCGCGTCAAAGCGGTGCTGAGCAAGTCCGTGTATTGCGGCCAGGGGAGGCTGCCACACTGGACCATCGCCCCGAGCGGCTGAATATTCATCTCAACGATAATGACGTGATCGAAGAGCTAAGCTGCGGCTAG
- a CDS encoding entericidin A/B family lipoprotein: protein MKKLLAMSFILLMSAGALAGCNTISGAGQDVEEGGQAVQDAAS, encoded by the coding sequence ATGAAAAAACTACTGGCAATGAGCTTTATTCTTTTAATGTCGGCAGGCGCGCTGGCAGGCTGCAATACCATCAGTGGGGCAGGCCAGGATGTAGAAGAGGGCGGTCAAGCCGTCCAGGACGCCGCCAGCTAA
- a CDS encoding HIT domain-containing protein translates to MTTFALDERLANDTLPLADLPLCRALLMLDARYPWVVLVPRRAALSEVFELTTDEQQQLWREAGQLGQAMKTAFAGDKLNIATLGNVVSQLHVHVVIRHHDDAAWPAPVWGHGSAVPYSPSQQQSMQERLTALIETLDLGD, encoded by the coding sequence ATGACGACCTTTGCACTCGATGAGCGACTGGCTAACGATACGCTGCCACTGGCAGATTTACCGCTCTGCCGCGCCCTGTTGATGCTCGACGCGCGCTACCCCTGGGTGGTGCTGGTGCCCAGGCGTGCTGCGCTAAGCGAGGTGTTTGAGCTGACAACCGACGAGCAGCAACAACTCTGGCGGGAGGCCGGCCAGTTGGGTCAGGCAATGAAAACCGCCTTTGCCGGCGACAAGCTCAATATCGCTACGCTGGGTAACGTGGTCAGCCAACTGCATGTGCACGTGGTGATTCGTCATCACGATGACGCCGCCTGGCCAGCGCCCGTTTGGGGTCATGGCAGTGCCGTGCCCTATTCACCCAGCCAGCAGCAGAGCATGCAAGAACGTCTCACGGCGCTGATTGAAACGCTGGACTTAGGGGACTAA